Below is a window of Anabas testudineus chromosome 10, fAnaTes1.2, whole genome shotgun sequence DNA.
GAATTTTTAGAGTCACAGAAGTgttcacatacatacagtgtgGACTATATGAACAGTTTTATGTCACCGGTGTCCATCTGGTGCAGTAAAGTCAGCCCAGTGAAGCTGCTACTCCTGAACCTCAGGTGCTTATTAGAGTGGCACAGGTTACCTTTTTCTAATGAATTAAagcataaataaatcaaacgCCCGTAGTGCACAACAGTGACCTCCCTCTCCTTTCCATATACAGTCTAATCACAGCTTTTTGATTGATTGGATATAGCTCAGACCTCATTCACCCCTTGAACAGCATCTTAATTGTGGTCAAACTGCCGACTTCTTTTCCAGTATAAAGAGGAAATTGATTTGCCAGCGTGTTTCATTGTTATTCTTGTGGCACGCTGTTGTTTTCCACCGGGGTGAAAACAGTCTTGGATGGGGGGGGCGGGTAAAAACTGGCCGATATGGCGACTGCGGACGCTAGGTGTCACCCTTGTGACTTTGAAATCGGCCTGCCCTCCACAGGATGTGATGGCGGCTGAGCGCGCTGGTGAGAGGCAGACAGGCGGGCAGACGCGCTGCACGGGAGGAGgctgtgtgcgtgcgtgtgcgtgcgtgtgcgtgtgtgtgtgagagagagaaaaagaaagagggagagagtcaCTTCTATGTGAATGAAAAGAGTGAGATTTCAGGGAGGGTGACGAGTCTCCAACATGCTCAGAGGAACTTTATTCCCCCCCTGTTTTCTTCAGGAGCGAGTAGCTGGCGTCAGACTGAGCCACAACATGATGTCGGCCTGAATTACACGGAGCCGAGGGAGCAGGGGCGCGCAGAGCAATAGCTAATAACTgatttgttgttgcttttcttaTGATGATCAGGGACAGACTGGAGGTCATAGTCCACCCACctcattattaattattaacctTTGTAAATATGGGGCTCcgcagcagacaaacacacgaTTTAATAACGGAGAAGGCAGCTTATTATTTTTCacgggtaaaaaaaaaaaaaaaatctctattATTAAACACACTTCATTATAGGCTGGTGTGACGTCTGCTGGTGAGGCGTTTATTCAGGAGGATTAAAGGTACAGCTGAGCTCAGTGGCCTTCATCATCAGGTATGAAACTAATGGCTGCGATGTTGgagcacatttagttttaaacaacATATAATATACTTTAACTCCATTTGCCCCATTGCGCTGTGGCTTATGTAACTGATAAGGGGCCTCAGGGGCAACATTTAGTCGGAAAACCTTTAGGATTTCTATTTTCGTGGCATGCAAGGCAGAAAAAAACTGCGCCGGCTGGTTGTGGTGTATTGATTTTGCCTATGGCAAGATTTCCTAGCAGCCTGTTGCACTGCATAGAAACCATAATCTATAATGTTTGTTCATTAGTGGGAATTGCTTCACCGTTGTGCCTGGTTGTTGCTCCCAGTTTAAACCTAGAGCACATGAAAAGCGAGAAAGACACATTAGAGCAGCTGCAGATGAGGAAACACAATGCGCACAGTTGCAACAGCGCCATAGATCAACAGGCTCACGTTCAACTTTAAAGCATGCAGTGTGTGGCTCTGTAGTGATGTGGTCTGCCCCGGCGCGCAGGTTGCCAAACTTAGACGTGTCACCAGTGCTCAAACAGAGCCGCGTACGTGCACAGATCACACTCACGATCCCCTCTGACACGATCTGTTTTACAGTAGGGATGGATGCATGCGTCCGCTGGAGCAGAGGAGACGAGCAAGGACGAATCTGTGCAAAGTTATCCACAGCATCTCTTCTCTGACTGCTGAGGGAAATTATGCTGTtactcttttttcttttttttttttttcctgtgacacTCATGGGAACCCTGTCAGAGACCCCCCTCGGGTCCCCGGACCTCGGTTTGGGAACCGCAGTTCTAACGATCAACTAATACACAGCCTCGTGTTTCGACTTGTACGCTGTAATTGCTCGTTGAGTCGTCCATCTGTAGGAGAACAGGTAGTTGGCTGTGTTTCATTGCTGTACTTTGCCCCACCCACCAGCAGCCCCAGCCCTCCTGTGTAACCCCTGATTGGCTGAGGGGATTGCGGGTCCTGAGACTAAGCGCTCGGCTCGGAGCTGCGCGTCCGCCAGTGTGCACCAGTGAAGCGAGAGGAGCGCTCGTTGGAGTCAACTAGACACCCTACTGGCAACGAGTGGTGATTCTTTTTTCTGCCTCCACCAGGCTGGATCTAGGCTACTGTGCTTGTACTTTGCTGCAGCATACCATGAAATGTGttctgtacatacagtaggCTCCTCCATCgtttcctcctgctgctgtttggctACATTTACATCGGATTTTTTTTGGTGTTGCATGGACTAAACGTCGGGATACGTTCAGCCTTTTCCATGTGAGATACCAGGAAATTAATTACTAAGTTAAAGCTTCGACACTTGCGGAGGGGATGAAAGACTAAACCTGCTGGAGACAAAAAGGTAATCGGGACTTCAGTGATGTGATGAGACATTCCTTCAATTGCACCCTTGTTCTTtaggcaaagaaagaaagaaagatatcCGGACTTAAGCTGTTGAATAATTTTGTGACTGCAgatccttttacatttttatcacatGTGCAGTTTGAAAACCTAGAGCCACCGGATGAAGAGGAAATTCTATCATTGCTTTTAATTTCTCCACCAGAGCAACATATTCATCCACAGAATGCGACTTAAATATTTGGTGGCATCAAGGCGGAGAATTTAACCCGGAACCTTGAAGCTTTCTTACTTCATCCTCACGgaagatttacattttttgtggACTTGctcactttgtcattttgtgtctatGCAGTCCGAGCGTTTTCTCCACGGACAGTTCACCAAATGACTCATGTGTAAGACCAGTTTGCCGCTTGATAAGAGCTGCACAGGATTTACACGGCTAACTCACTGTTGTGAGAGAATTCAGCATGTTTTCAATGATCTGTCCTCCCCAATGTTTCTCCCGCTGCAGTAGACCGGAGGATGTGCTGTGCCTGAGAAGAGTAAAATAGGCTAAGGCACTTGTTAGAATTAGAGCTTTCACACCATGATATAATTTGCATATACAAGAGCTGTTCGTCATCCAAACACTTTTCTGGACATTTCAATGAGATGATTCATTTGGaacatttctgcttctttctctgaCGAGTATTCTTGTGCGTAATTATCAAGCTCTTTATtaggcagaggaaaaaaaaaactcaacaggTACAATGCAAACCAAGGAGATGGAATTAATACAAATAATTGCTGTGCTCTTCCTATTTTGTGTTGGGGCCGAGGCTGTTATCAACCTAAAGTATGGAATAAACGAGGAGATGAAGCCCGGGTCAGTGATTGGAAATGTGACAAAGGACGCACTAAAGCAAGGATTTCAGATTGCACCGCAGCCCCCATACTTGAGGGTTATTTCCAATTCAGAACCGCGATGGGTGGAACTCAGTCCAGCCGGAATCCTTACAACCCAAATGAAAATAGATCGGGACGTAGTTTGTCGCCAGAACCCAAAGTGCATTATTTCACTAGAAGTGATGTCAAACTCTATGGAGATCTGTGTCATCAAAGTTGAAATTGAGGATTTGAACGATAACGCACCCAGATTCCCAACGAGCCACATTGACATTGAAATTTCTGAGAATGCCTCCCCTGGTACCAGGTTTCCCCTAGAGGGGGCAAGCGATCCGGACTCCGGTATCTTTGGCGTGCAGTCGTATTCCATAACCCCAAACGAGCTTTTCGGACTGGAAATAAAGACCAGAGGGGATGGGTCCAAAATTGCTGAGCTCGTTGTGCAAAAATCCTTAGACAGGGAGACCCAGTCCCACTATACATACGAAATAAGCGCAGAAGATGGAGGAGACCCTCCAAAGATAGGTGCGGTCCAGTTAAATATAAAGGTAATTGATTCAAACGACAACAACCCTGTTTTTGATGAGCCAgtgtatacagtaaatgtgatgGAGAACTCCCCCATCAATACACTAGTCATAGACCTGAATGCAACGGATCCTGACGAGGGGACTAATGGAGAGGTTGTGTACTCGTTCAACAGTTACGTCACCGAGAAAACGAGGGATGCGTTCAAAATTGACCCCAGAACCGGGATCATCACTGTCAACGGTGTTTTGGATTATGAAACAACGCAAATATACGAGATTGACGTGCAGGCCAAAGATCTGGGTCCCAACTCCATCCCAGCTCACTGCAAAGTCACAGTGAATGTGATGGATACGAACGACAACCCACCTGTCATCAGTTTGCTCTCACTGAACACAGAGATGGTGGAAGTTAGTGAAAACGCGCAGCGTGGATATGTCATTGCGCTAGTCAGGGTGTCAGATAAGGATTCTGGAGCGAACGGGAAGGTGCAGTGCAGGCTGCAGGGTAATGTTCCGTTCAGACTGCAAGAATATGAAAGCTTCTCCACTATACTTGTTGATGCCAGGCTGGACAGAGAGCAGAAGGACACGTACCACCTGACTATCCAAGCGGAGGATAGTGGCATCCCTCCTTTACGCGCCACCAAATCTCTGGTAGTCAAAGTCACTGATGAAAATGACAACCCTCCCCACTTCCTCAAACCACACTATCAAGAGATGGTGATGGAAAACAACCTCCCCGGTTCTTGTCTGCTAGCAGTATCTGCAGAAGACCCGGACCTGGGGATGAATGGCACAGTTTCATACTCCATAGTCCCTGGTGAGATTAAACACATGGATGTAAACACATATGTCAGTATAAACCCATCAGGCCGCATTTACTCTATGAGATCATTCGACCACGAATACACCAGGACTTTTGATTTCAACGTTTTGGCCAGAGACAATGGTAATCCCTCCTTATCAAGCAACGCCACGGTGCGTATTGTGGTTCTGGACGTCAACGACAACACACCTGTTATGACAAACCCTCCGCTGGTTAATGGCACAGCGGAGGTCTCCATCCCAAGAAACGCTGGGGTGGGTTACATGGTGACCCAGGTTAAAGCAGACGACTATGATGAGGGGGAGAACGGGCGGCTGACCTACACCATCTCAGAGGGGGACAGGGCTTTCTTTGAAATCGACCAGGTGAACGGAGAGGTGCGCTCCACCAGGATGTTTGGAGAAAACGCCAAATCCACCTACGAGATCACGGTGGTGGCGAGGGACCACGGCAAGCCCTCCCTCTCCGCCTCGGCCTACATTGTAGTCTACCTCTCACCAGACCTGAACGCGCAGGAGCCTATTGGACCTGTCAACCTGtctctcatcttcatcatcgCCCTGGGCTCTATCGCAGCCATCCTGTTTGTCACTATGATTTTTGTGGCGGTCAAGTGCAAGAGGGACAACAAGGAAATCCGGACATACAACTGCAGGTACTGACTTCATCGCGGGCACGcctgtgttatgtgtgtgtgcgtgtgtgtgtgtgtgtgtgtgtttgcgttgGTGCGCATATGGGCGAGAGAGCGTGCGCCCGTGCGTGCGTCCACGATCGTGCCTGAAACTGCGAGTTGTCAGTGCTTTGCTTTTGTCATGCAGCATGTAGAGGCCCCAGTGTTGAGGactgcagatttcttttttttcccccacagcTGAAAGTGaggatctaaaaaaaaaaaaagctgctttaaCTCAGAAACATTGTGATGAGGTCTCAGTGCTCAGAGCTGGCAGGACGTGACTGATTGATTTAATCTTTCTATTGTAACCAATTGACTCATAAATATGACGGTTCTACTGTCATGTTcaattttctgtgtgttgctgGACAATTAACGCCCCACTGGTTCAATAGCAGTCCcagacatttattatttaacgTTCACCGTGACTGATTGGCTGTTATCAGCTCTAATCTGCTGTGATTATGGACAGTCCTCCAGGATCATTTAGATTGACCTCGTTTTTCTTTTGATCCAAGGAGTACTATAACAACTGCAACTATAAGAACATGTAATGTTACACTTTTAATTCTCCTTAAATCACATCCTATTCATGAACTATTTAGACAGTTTCCTGGAAAGGagcagattattatttttcagttttgttcatCAATCTCAACATCAGAGCTCACTTTGATTTCCCTGTGCCACATTACAACTATAAATTTACATATAGATTGGATTTGAGAATTTAACCTGAAGCTATAATCATATTTTGCTCCAAACAAGTTAAGTTAGTTCAttttataaaagcaaaattatgaaataaatattctaaaaccctctgatttctttttctcagtaTAGATTAGAAATAGTTTTTGTTGCTCTTGTAATGTTGGGTTAAAATAATCACTGGCTTGAAGTGCTTTGCTTGGATATTGAAATTAattcttgttgtctttttagTAGCTTTGAGGAAAATCCTGTCACAAAGCATAAATACTCCAGTTTCAAGTGTGACCCAGCCTCTTGATTGTTAACAGAGAGAACTCACTTGTCCTCTCAGCAAATACTTAAACGagactaaatgtgtttttattcaagCCTGGTTTGAAAAAACGAAACTTAACTGTGAACCAGTGTGACGATATACAGGCGTAATCACAGCTACCATGcaatattatatttgtaatgCCAGTTACCTGTTTCATTCAGAGAGGAATTAGTGATAGACAGCAATTACAACAAATTCAAAATCCCAACCTGCTCTCATACTTCACTTTCCTAGTGAGAGCCACTCTCCCTGCTGGGTGCTTTAATCAGCACTGATGTGTTCTGCTTCTCAGTCGTCACCTCAAATATGAGGAGCAGTTATCTCCAATTTATTGCTTGTCCTCTGTCAGTCGGTCTGACTCTGAAGATTTCCCCTCCCAGATTTCAATTTGGGCACAGAGAAGCGAGACAAcatgttaaaatgataaatcaaaatcaaaagagATGGAGTATTTTCTACCCTTGCAGCTGCCCATTTTCTTTCCTCCGAATCAAGGGGGAACAGAATGGGGGCGGGTGCTGTTTTCAAGATGcaatctaaaagaaaaatgaaaaagacaaactacAATGGTGCTTCTTAGCCAGTGTGATTTTTAGAAGCGGGAGAGGATTAGAGCTGCTTTTTAGTGAGGCACAGAGGCCAGTGGAGGCTGGCATAGGAGAGACATTGCAGACGAGACGAGAACAGGAACAGAGGCACTCCAGATATTGTAATTTTATGGGTAACTATAGTTTTAGTTGTGGGCTGTAATGTGAAATAAACCACATGCTCTGTGCTGTAAGGTTAAAAATGGGCTCCTTCAGCGTTTGATGGCAATGCAGATGCTAAAAATCATCACAAATTATATGGAATATGTCTAATGTAGTTTGTAGTCATCACTGTAGCAAACAGCATCTGTTCTCTGGAAAACTGCAAGGCTGTGCAAAGAATGGATATTTCCCCCAGTCTGAAGATGCTTTGATAAAACATGGCTCTGTTGCTCATTTACTCTTATTAAAGTCAAAATACTCAGTTCAAGTTTGCAGCAGCCACTGAGAGCAGCTAAATGAATTTGAATCTGCAGTTCTCCTGCACTATTTTTTGCTAGTGGGCCTGCTtgataatgaaagaaaaaaatggaattagtgtgtggtgtgtgtgtgctttgaatATAATTGCATATACCGGTAGTGCTGCTCAGTACCAGTGTGTTCTTTTGCCTTGCTTCTGTGGTTTTGGCATGTTTGCATAAGTCTGCGTGTTTGTGACATGTCAATTGTTGAGcatgcaaatgcaaacaaacaaggGATGACAGCTCCATTGTAAGCCAGGAGTGGGGAGTCACTTAAGTGTGCTGTCCCACCCCTGGACACGGGCAATGAGCCTTTGTCTGGCACCCACGGTCGAGCAGCGCCCTGGCTGGCATGGCGGGCCGTCTTTTTGACCGTGTGGACAAGGGAGGGGAAGGCAGAACACTGCTTTATTGAGTCtgttcagtttcttctacttgCGCAGGGTGGCGGAGTACTCATATGGCAACCAGAAGAAGTccagcaagaagaagaagctgagcAAGAACGACATCCGCCTGGTTCCACGAGACGTGGAGGAGACAGACAAGATGAATGTGGTGAGTTGCTCATCTCTCACCTCTTCGCTCAACTACTTCGACTACCACCAGCAGAGCCTGCCGCTGGGCTGCAGGCGCTCCGAGAGCACCTTCCTCAACGTGGAAAACCAGAACTCACGAAATGCAGCTCCAAACCATGGCTATCAGCATCCGTTCACTGGGCAGGGCCACCAGCAGCCAGACCTCATCATCAACGGCATGCCGCTGCCAGAGGTGAGATAAAATCCACTGTGCTCTGTCCTCAAATCCTTGACTGGGGTGCTTTGGGTAGAAGAAAAGGGGAGGTTTGGttttcaaatcaattcaatCGATTCCCAGAAAGTAAGTAGTCATCTttgtttgatttcctttttcattaattattcacAAATCTCACTGATCGTGCTGAATTTGTACGTTGAGAAGTAGAGATGCTATACACTACCTTTCAACACATCTCAAGGTCTAGTGATATTTAGTATTCCATCATACTTCAGATTATAGTGTCACTGAAATGTCTCCTACTGATGGAAAGCCGAGGTATTTGAAATGGCACATGTGACATTATGTCAGTCGATGTGAGTGGAGCCCTTCGAGGGATTTCAAGGTGCCGAGATATTGAAGCTGACCTGTGACTGAAAGCGCTTTGCCAAGCAGAATTTGGAGGCCTGACAAAGTGGATTATTTGGCCTCTCTTACtccacttgttttctttttttattagtgtgtgCTGAGCTATTACAAAAAGAACAGGAGTTTGAGCACCTGCCAGTTGTATTGACCCAGCTAATCAGCTCCACCACATGTCATTTCAGGCGCTATCTGAAAGAATAATCATTGCTTAAATGCTTTATCTGTGTGTTAACAATTTGGCTGCAGTGTTGCTGCATAGCTGCTCTGCACAGCCAGACACTGAATTTCCCTGACATACCACGCATGGCTTCAGCAGAGCAGTGAAGGTCTGACTTGAAAGACTATTCAAGCTGACAGAGTGTATGCAGACCAGCTGATCTTTAGTTTATAGATTTTTGTATGTATGAACTGGTCTATTGGATTCTTTGGGCAActtccccccctcctctccgTTCATGACCCACTTCTTCTTGATCCCATGGGAGAAAGGgacatttatgtttgtgtgtgtgtgtatgtaagggAGCGAGAGGAGGGaaatgtgcatcagtgtgtgtgtgtgttttataggaATGTGTGTCATGTTCACTCCTGTAGACAGCAGCAAATAAGctccagctccacacacacatatacccaCACTTGTAATTGATGACTCCAATCTCAGTTTGACATTCAGCCAGCAGAAGGTGGGGGTATAGGGTTGGGAGCAGGGGTCttaaaacaaga
It encodes the following:
- the pcdh19 gene encoding protocadherin-19 isoform X3, coding for MQTKEMELIQIIAVLFLFCVGAEAVINLKYGINEEMKPGSVIGNVTKDALKQGFQIAPQPPYLRVISNSEPRWVELSPAGILTTQMKIDRDVVCRQNPKCIISLEVMSNSMEICVIKVEIEDLNDNAPRFPTSHIDIEISENASPGTRFPLEGASDPDSGIFGVQSYSITPNELFGLEIKTRGDGSKIAELVVQKSLDRETQSHYTYEISAEDGGDPPKIGAVQLNIKVIDSNDNNPVFDEPVYTVNVMENSPINTLVIDLNATDPDEGTNGEVVYSFNSYVTEKTRDAFKIDPRTGIITVNGVLDYETTQIYEIDVQAKDLGPNSIPAHCKVTVNVMDTNDNPPVISLLSLNTEMVEVSENAQRGYVIALVRVSDKDSGANGKVQCRLQGNVPFRLQEYESFSTILVDARLDREQKDTYHLTIQAEDSGIPPLRATKSLVVKVTDENDNPPHFLKPHYQEMVMENNLPGSCLLAVSAEDPDLGMNGTVSYSIVPGEIKHMDVNTYVSINPSGRIYSMRSFDHEYTRTFDFNVLARDNGNPSLSSNATVRIVVLDVNDNTPVMTNPPLVNGTAEVSIPRNAGVGYMVTQVKADDYDEGENGRLTYTISEGDRAFFEIDQVNGEVRSTRMFGENAKSTYEITVVARDHGKPSLSASAYIVVYLSPDLNAQEPIGPVNLSLIFIIALGSIAAILFVTMIFVAVKCKRDNKEIRTYNCSFFYLRRVAEYSYGNQKKSSKKKKLSKNDIRLVPRDVEETDKMNVTENYSIDSSYVNSRAHLIKSTSTFKDLEGNSLKDSGHEESDQTDSEHDVQRGHYVDTAVNDVLNMTVPPNVCQLPDQDPSEGFHCQDECRILGHSDRCWMPRVPIPARAKSPEHTRNVIALSIEATTVDVPHYEDGTSKRTFATFGKDGPEDVERGELKGKRTQESQVCSPKANGGAVREAGNGREAASPITSPVHLKSPVSKPSSAYNTLKCRDAERIANHSLLRQPEGKDSEPAVREINTLLHDGRDKESPSSKRLKDIVL
- the pcdh19 gene encoding protocadherin-19 isoform X4, with the translated sequence MQTKEMELIQIIAVLFLFCVGAEAVINLKYGINEEMKPGSVIGNVTKDALKQGFQIAPQPPYLRVISNSEPRWVELSPAGILTTQMKIDRDVVCRQNPKCIISLEVMSNSMEICVIKVEIEDLNDNAPRFPTSHIDIEISENASPGTRFPLEGASDPDSGIFGVQSYSITPNELFGLEIKTRGDGSKIAELVVQKSLDRETQSHYTYEISAEDGGDPPKIGAVQLNIKVIDSNDNNPVFDEPVYTVNVMENSPINTLVIDLNATDPDEGTNGEVVYSFNSYVTEKTRDAFKIDPRTGIITVNGVLDYETTQIYEIDVQAKDLGPNSIPAHCKVTVNVMDTNDNPPVISLLSLNTEMVEVSENAQRGYVIALVRVSDKDSGANGKVQCRLQGNVPFRLQEYESFSTILVDARLDREQKDTYHLTIQAEDSGIPPLRATKSLVVKVTDENDNPPHFLKPHYQEMVMENNLPGSCLLAVSAEDPDLGMNGTVSYSIVPGEIKHMDVNTYVSINPSGRIYSMRSFDHEYTRTFDFNVLARDNGNPSLSSNATVRIVVLDVNDNTPVMTNPPLVNGTAEVSIPRNAGVGYMVTQVKADDYDEGENGRLTYTISEGDRAFFEIDQVNGEVRSTRMFGENAKSTYEITVVARDHGKPSLSASAYIVVYLSPDLNAQEPIGPVNLSLIFIIALGSIAAILFVTMIFVAVKCKRDNKEIRTYNCRVAEYSYGNQKKSSKKKKLSKNDIRLVPRDVEETDKMNVTENYSIDSSYVNSRAHLIKSTSTFKDLEGNSLKDSGHEESDQTDSEHDVQRGHYVDTAVNDVLNMTVPPNVCQLPDQDPSEGFHCQDECRILGHSDRCWMPRVPIPARAKSPEHTRNVIALSIEATTVDVPHYEDGTSKRTFATFGKDGPEDVERGELKGKRTQESQVCSPKANGGAVREAGNGREAASPITSPVHLKSPVSKPSSAYNTLKCRDAERIANHSLLRQPEGKDSEPAVREINTLLHDGRDKESPSSKRLKDIVL
- the pcdh19 gene encoding protocadherin-19 isoform X2 gives rise to the protein MQTKEMELIQIIAVLFLFCVGAEAVINLKYGINEEMKPGSVIGNVTKDALKQGFQIAPQPPYLRVISNSEPRWVELSPAGILTTQMKIDRDVVCRQNPKCIISLEVMSNSMEICVIKVEIEDLNDNAPRFPTSHIDIEISENASPGTRFPLEGASDPDSGIFGVQSYSITPNELFGLEIKTRGDGSKIAELVVQKSLDRETQSHYTYEISAEDGGDPPKIGAVQLNIKVIDSNDNNPVFDEPVYTVNVMENSPINTLVIDLNATDPDEGTNGEVVYSFNSYVTEKTRDAFKIDPRTGIITVNGVLDYETTQIYEIDVQAKDLGPNSIPAHCKVTVNVMDTNDNPPVISLLSLNTEMVEVSENAQRGYVIALVRVSDKDSGANGKVQCRLQGNVPFRLQEYESFSTILVDARLDREQKDTYHLTIQAEDSGIPPLRATKSLVVKVTDENDNPPHFLKPHYQEMVMENNLPGSCLLAVSAEDPDLGMNGTVSYSIVPGEIKHMDVNTYVSINPSGRIYSMRSFDHEYTRTFDFNVLARDNGNPSLSSNATVRIVVLDVNDNTPVMTNPPLVNGTAEVSIPRNAGVGYMVTQVKADDYDEGENGRLTYTISEGDRAFFEIDQVNGEVRSTRMFGENAKSTYEITVVARDHGKPSLSASAYIVVYLSPDLNAQEPIGPVNLSLIFIIALGSIAAILFVTMIFVAVKCKRDNKEIRTYNCRVAEYSYGNQKKSSKKKKLSKNDIRLVPRDVEETDKMNVVSCSSLTSSLNYFDYHQQSLPLGCRRSESTFLNVENQNSRNAAPNHGYQHPFTGQGHQQPDLIINGMPLPETENYSIDSSYVNSRAHLIKSTSTFKDLEGNSLKDSGHEESDQTDSEHDVQRGHYVDTAVNDVLNMTVPPNVCQLPDQDPSEGFHCQDECRILGHSDRCWMPRVPIPARAKSPEHTRNVIALSIEATTVDVPHYEDGTSKRTFATFGKDGPEDVERGELKGKRTQESQVCSPKANGGAVREAGNGREAASPITSPVHLKSPVSKPSSAYNTLKCRDAERIANHSLLRQPEGKDSEPAVREINTLLHDGRDKESPSSKRLKDIVL
- the pcdh19 gene encoding protocadherin-19 isoform X1; amino-acid sequence: MQTKEMELIQIIAVLFLFCVGAEAVINLKYGINEEMKPGSVIGNVTKDALKQGFQIAPQPPYLRVISNSEPRWVELSPAGILTTQMKIDRDVVCRQNPKCIISLEVMSNSMEICVIKVEIEDLNDNAPRFPTSHIDIEISENASPGTRFPLEGASDPDSGIFGVQSYSITPNELFGLEIKTRGDGSKIAELVVQKSLDRETQSHYTYEISAEDGGDPPKIGAVQLNIKVIDSNDNNPVFDEPVYTVNVMENSPINTLVIDLNATDPDEGTNGEVVYSFNSYVTEKTRDAFKIDPRTGIITVNGVLDYETTQIYEIDVQAKDLGPNSIPAHCKVTVNVMDTNDNPPVISLLSLNTEMVEVSENAQRGYVIALVRVSDKDSGANGKVQCRLQGNVPFRLQEYESFSTILVDARLDREQKDTYHLTIQAEDSGIPPLRATKSLVVKVTDENDNPPHFLKPHYQEMVMENNLPGSCLLAVSAEDPDLGMNGTVSYSIVPGEIKHMDVNTYVSINPSGRIYSMRSFDHEYTRTFDFNVLARDNGNPSLSSNATVRIVVLDVNDNTPVMTNPPLVNGTAEVSIPRNAGVGYMVTQVKADDYDEGENGRLTYTISEGDRAFFEIDQVNGEVRSTRMFGENAKSTYEITVVARDHGKPSLSASAYIVVYLSPDLNAQEPIGPVNLSLIFIIALGSIAAILFVTMIFVAVKCKRDNKEIRTYNCSFFYLRRVAEYSYGNQKKSSKKKKLSKNDIRLVPRDVEETDKMNVVSCSSLTSSLNYFDYHQQSLPLGCRRSESTFLNVENQNSRNAAPNHGYQHPFTGQGHQQPDLIINGMPLPETENYSIDSSYVNSRAHLIKSTSTFKDLEGNSLKDSGHEESDQTDSEHDVQRGHYVDTAVNDVLNMTVPPNVCQLPDQDPSEGFHCQDECRILGHSDRCWMPRVPIPARAKSPEHTRNVIALSIEATTVDVPHYEDGTSKRTFATFGKDGPEDVERGELKGKRTQESQVCSPKANGGAVREAGNGREAASPITSPVHLKSPVSKPSSAYNTLKCRDAERIANHSLLRQPEGKDSEPAVREINTLLHDGRDKESPSSKRLKDIVL